Proteins co-encoded in one Mastacembelus armatus chromosome 24, fMasArm1.2, whole genome shotgun sequence genomic window:
- the ccdc85cb gene encoding coiled-coil domain-containing protein 85C-B isoform X3 gives MAKNPSEGPKDDLSQLTDEELLRCSKEELVRRLRRVDSEKMNLMIEHGNMMKDINRRLQVHLHEIRSLKEINQKLQDDNHELRELCCFLDDDRQKGKKLSREWQRFGRYTASAMWKEVGAYMMKLKELEANQETVLKENSELKEIILMLDEERNGAGSRSSIDSQSSLTNLNGGTGTVRDVGDGSSTSSTGSAGSPDHHNHIHKPTSENSKMGPTMRRSMDDLSAPHHHRSIPNGLNDSSSNYIRQLETKVRLLEDDNNKLLSQCNPGDLRGLRKGMTLYHSESQLSSLPQRQDAMHVGTGRLPTSESSPATGYLSCVQKPEAVVHAMKVLEVHDNLDKQVPEDYEDDLSEKEKAIVREMCNVVWRKLGDAAGSKLSIRQHLSGNQFKGPL, from the exons ATGGCTAAAAATCCGTCCGAGGGACCGAAGGATGACCTGAGCCAGCTGACGGACGAGGAGCTGCTGCGGTGCAGCAAAGAGGAGCTGGTCCGCAGATTAAGGAGGGTTGACAGCGAGAAAATGAACTTGATGATCGAGCATGGGAACATGATGAAAGACATTAACCGGCGGCTGCAGGTGCACCTGCACGAAATCCGGAGCTTGAAGGAgatcaatcagaagctgcaggaCGACAACCATGAGCTCCGGGAGCTTTGCTGCTTCCTGGACGATGACCGACAGAAGGGCAAGAAGCTGTCCAGAGAATGGCAGCGCTTTGGCCGATACACTGCTAGTGCCATGTGGAAGGAGGTGGGCGCCTACATGATGAAGCTGAAGGAGCTGGAGGCCAACCAGGAGACCGTGTTGAAGGAGAACTCTGAGCTGAAGGAGATCATCCTCATGCTGGACGAGGAGAGGAACGGGGCAGGGTCTAGGAGTTCCATAGACAGTCAGTCCAGTTTGACCAACCTGAACGGGGGGACAGGTACGGTCAGGGATGTTGGGGATGGGAGCAGCACCTCCAGCACAGGTAGTGCTGGGAGTCCAGATCACCACAACCACATACATAAGCCGACCTCGGAGAACAGTAAGATGGGTCCCACCATGAGGAGGTCCATGGATGACCTGTCTGCACCTCACCACCACAGGAGCATCCCCAATGGACTTAATG ATTCTTCCTCCAACTACatcaggcagctggagaccaaAGTGCGGCTCCTGGAGGACGATAACAATAAGCTTCTCTCACAG TGTAACCCAGGTGACCTTCGCGGCCTGAGGAAGGGAATGACCCTGTACCACTCAGAGTCCCAGCTGTCCTCACTGCCTCAGCGCCAGGACGCCATGCACGTG GGTACGGGTCGTCTCCCAACCAGCGAGTCCTCTCCTGCCACAGGATACTTGTCCTGCGTCCAGAAGCCTGAGGCCGTGGTGCACGCTATGAAG GTGCTGGAGGTCCATGACAACCTGGACAAGCAGGTTCCTGAGGACTATGAGGATGATCTCAGTGAGAAGGAGAAGGCCATCGTGCGAGAGATGTGCAAC GTGGTGTGGAGAAAGCTGGGTGATGCAGCGGGATCAAAGCTGTCCATCAGACAGCATCTCTCTGGGAACCAGTTCAAAGGGCCGCTGTAG
- the ccdc85cb gene encoding coiled-coil domain-containing protein 85C-B isoform X1, translating to MAKNPSEGPKDDLSQLTDEELLRCSKEELVRRLRRVDSEKMNLMIEHGNMMKDINRRLQVHLHEIRSLKEINQKLQDDNHELRELCCFLDDDRQKGKKLSREWQRFGRYTASAMWKEVGAYMMKLKELEANQETVLKENSELKEIILMLDEERNGAGSRSSIDSQSSLTNLNGGTGTVRDVGDGSSTSSTGSAGSPDHHNHIHKPTSENSKMGPTMRRSMDDLSAPHHHRSIPNGLNDSSSNYIRQLETKVRLLEDDNNKLLSQAYSRYSLSQIQMKKQCNPGDLRGLRKGMTLYHSESQLSSLPQRQDAMHVGTGRLPTSESSPATGYLSCVQKPEAVVHAMKVLEVHDNLDKQVPEDYEDDLSEKEKAIVREMCNVVWRKLGDAAGSKLSIRQHLSGNQFKGPL from the exons ATGGCTAAAAATCCGTCCGAGGGACCGAAGGATGACCTGAGCCAGCTGACGGACGAGGAGCTGCTGCGGTGCAGCAAAGAGGAGCTGGTCCGCAGATTAAGGAGGGTTGACAGCGAGAAAATGAACTTGATGATCGAGCATGGGAACATGATGAAAGACATTAACCGGCGGCTGCAGGTGCACCTGCACGAAATCCGGAGCTTGAAGGAgatcaatcagaagctgcaggaCGACAACCATGAGCTCCGGGAGCTTTGCTGCTTCCTGGACGATGACCGACAGAAGGGCAAGAAGCTGTCCAGAGAATGGCAGCGCTTTGGCCGATACACTGCTAGTGCCATGTGGAAGGAGGTGGGCGCCTACATGATGAAGCTGAAGGAGCTGGAGGCCAACCAGGAGACCGTGTTGAAGGAGAACTCTGAGCTGAAGGAGATCATCCTCATGCTGGACGAGGAGAGGAACGGGGCAGGGTCTAGGAGTTCCATAGACAGTCAGTCCAGTTTGACCAACCTGAACGGGGGGACAGGTACGGTCAGGGATGTTGGGGATGGGAGCAGCACCTCCAGCACAGGTAGTGCTGGGAGTCCAGATCACCACAACCACATACATAAGCCGACCTCGGAGAACAGTAAGATGGGTCCCACCATGAGGAGGTCCATGGATGACCTGTCTGCACCTCACCACCACAGGAGCATCCCCAATGGACTTAATG ATTCTTCCTCCAACTACatcaggcagctggagaccaaAGTGCGGCTCCTGGAGGACGATAACAATAAGCTTCTCTCACAG GCTTATAGCCGGTATAGCTTATCACAGATACAGATGAAAAAG CAGTGTAACCCAGGTGACCTTCGCGGCCTGAGGAAGGGAATGACCCTGTACCACTCAGAGTCCCAGCTGTCCTCACTGCCTCAGCGCCAGGACGCCATGCACGTG GGTACGGGTCGTCTCCCAACCAGCGAGTCCTCTCCTGCCACAGGATACTTGTCCTGCGTCCAGAAGCCTGAGGCCGTGGTGCACGCTATGAAG GTGCTGGAGGTCCATGACAACCTGGACAAGCAGGTTCCTGAGGACTATGAGGATGATCTCAGTGAGAAGGAGAAGGCCATCGTGCGAGAGATGTGCAAC GTGGTGTGGAGAAAGCTGGGTGATGCAGCGGGATCAAAGCTGTCCATCAGACAGCATCTCTCTGGGAACCAGTTCAAAGGGCCGCTGTAG
- the ccdc85cb gene encoding coiled-coil domain-containing protein 85C-B isoform X2, which yields MAKNPSEGPKDDLSQLTDEELLRCSKEELVRRLRRVDSEKMNLMIEHGNMMKDINRRLQVHLHEIRSLKEINQKLQDDNHELRELCCFLDDDRQKGKKLSREWQRFGRYTASAMWKEVGAYMMKLKELEANQETVLKENSELKEIILMLDEERNGAGSRSSIDSQSSLTNLNGGTGTVRDVGDGSSTSSTGSAGSPDHHNHIHKPTSENSKMGPTMRRSMDDLSAPHHHRSIPNGLNDSSSNYIRQLETKVRLLEDDNNKLLSQQCNPGDLRGLRKGMTLYHSESQLSSLPQRQDAMHVGTGRLPTSESSPATGYLSCVQKPEAVVHAMKVLEVHDNLDKQVPEDYEDDLSEKEKAIVREMCNVVWRKLGDAAGSKLSIRQHLSGNQFKGPL from the exons ATGGCTAAAAATCCGTCCGAGGGACCGAAGGATGACCTGAGCCAGCTGACGGACGAGGAGCTGCTGCGGTGCAGCAAAGAGGAGCTGGTCCGCAGATTAAGGAGGGTTGACAGCGAGAAAATGAACTTGATGATCGAGCATGGGAACATGATGAAAGACATTAACCGGCGGCTGCAGGTGCACCTGCACGAAATCCGGAGCTTGAAGGAgatcaatcagaagctgcaggaCGACAACCATGAGCTCCGGGAGCTTTGCTGCTTCCTGGACGATGACCGACAGAAGGGCAAGAAGCTGTCCAGAGAATGGCAGCGCTTTGGCCGATACACTGCTAGTGCCATGTGGAAGGAGGTGGGCGCCTACATGATGAAGCTGAAGGAGCTGGAGGCCAACCAGGAGACCGTGTTGAAGGAGAACTCTGAGCTGAAGGAGATCATCCTCATGCTGGACGAGGAGAGGAACGGGGCAGGGTCTAGGAGTTCCATAGACAGTCAGTCCAGTTTGACCAACCTGAACGGGGGGACAGGTACGGTCAGGGATGTTGGGGATGGGAGCAGCACCTCCAGCACAGGTAGTGCTGGGAGTCCAGATCACCACAACCACATACATAAGCCGACCTCGGAGAACAGTAAGATGGGTCCCACCATGAGGAGGTCCATGGATGACCTGTCTGCACCTCACCACCACAGGAGCATCCCCAATGGACTTAATG ATTCTTCCTCCAACTACatcaggcagctggagaccaaAGTGCGGCTCCTGGAGGACGATAACAATAAGCTTCTCTCACAG CAGTGTAACCCAGGTGACCTTCGCGGCCTGAGGAAGGGAATGACCCTGTACCACTCAGAGTCCCAGCTGTCCTCACTGCCTCAGCGCCAGGACGCCATGCACGTG GGTACGGGTCGTCTCCCAACCAGCGAGTCCTCTCCTGCCACAGGATACTTGTCCTGCGTCCAGAAGCCTGAGGCCGTGGTGCACGCTATGAAG GTGCTGGAGGTCCATGACAACCTGGACAAGCAGGTTCCTGAGGACTATGAGGATGATCTCAGTGAGAAGGAGAAGGCCATCGTGCGAGAGATGTGCAAC GTGGTGTGGAGAAAGCTGGGTGATGCAGCGGGATCAAAGCTGTCCATCAGACAGCATCTCTCTGGGAACCAGTTCAAAGGGCCGCTGTAG
- the ccdc85cb gene encoding coiled-coil domain-containing protein 85C-B isoform X4: MAKNPSEGPKDDLSQLTDEELLRCSKEELVRRLRRVDSEKMNLMIEHGNMMKDINRRLQVHLHEIRSLKEINQKLQDDNHELRELCCFLDDDRQKGKKLSREWQRFGRYTASAMWKEVGAYMMKLKELEANQETVLKENSELKEIILMLDEERNGAGSRSSIDSQSSLTNLNGGTGTVRDVGDGSSTSSTGSAGSPDHHNHIHKPTSENSKMGPTMRRSMDDLSAPHHHRSIPNGLNDSSSNYIRQLETKVRLLEDDNNKLLSQGTGRLPTSESSPATGYLSCVQKPEAVVHAMKVLEVHDNLDKQVPEDYEDDLSEKEKAIVREMCNVVWRKLGDAAGSKLSIRQHLSGNQFKGPL, from the exons ATGGCTAAAAATCCGTCCGAGGGACCGAAGGATGACCTGAGCCAGCTGACGGACGAGGAGCTGCTGCGGTGCAGCAAAGAGGAGCTGGTCCGCAGATTAAGGAGGGTTGACAGCGAGAAAATGAACTTGATGATCGAGCATGGGAACATGATGAAAGACATTAACCGGCGGCTGCAGGTGCACCTGCACGAAATCCGGAGCTTGAAGGAgatcaatcagaagctgcaggaCGACAACCATGAGCTCCGGGAGCTTTGCTGCTTCCTGGACGATGACCGACAGAAGGGCAAGAAGCTGTCCAGAGAATGGCAGCGCTTTGGCCGATACACTGCTAGTGCCATGTGGAAGGAGGTGGGCGCCTACATGATGAAGCTGAAGGAGCTGGAGGCCAACCAGGAGACCGTGTTGAAGGAGAACTCTGAGCTGAAGGAGATCATCCTCATGCTGGACGAGGAGAGGAACGGGGCAGGGTCTAGGAGTTCCATAGACAGTCAGTCCAGTTTGACCAACCTGAACGGGGGGACAGGTACGGTCAGGGATGTTGGGGATGGGAGCAGCACCTCCAGCACAGGTAGTGCTGGGAGTCCAGATCACCACAACCACATACATAAGCCGACCTCGGAGAACAGTAAGATGGGTCCCACCATGAGGAGGTCCATGGATGACCTGTCTGCACCTCACCACCACAGGAGCATCCCCAATGGACTTAATG ATTCTTCCTCCAACTACatcaggcagctggagaccaaAGTGCGGCTCCTGGAGGACGATAACAATAAGCTTCTCTCACAG GGTACGGGTCGTCTCCCAACCAGCGAGTCCTCTCCTGCCACAGGATACTTGTCCTGCGTCCAGAAGCCTGAGGCCGTGGTGCACGCTATGAAG GTGCTGGAGGTCCATGACAACCTGGACAAGCAGGTTCCTGAGGACTATGAGGATGATCTCAGTGAGAAGGAGAAGGCCATCGTGCGAGAGATGTGCAAC GTGGTGTGGAGAAAGCTGGGTGATGCAGCGGGATCAAAGCTGTCCATCAGACAGCATCTCTCTGGGAACCAGTTCAAAGGGCCGCTGTAG